A stretch of the Luteitalea sp. genome encodes the following:
- a CDS encoding substrate-binding domain-containing protein, with protein MAMVTIKDVARESGFAPTTVSIVLNDAPLAQYIPARTKNLIKSAAEKLNYHPNPYARSLRSNRSHTIGVMVFDISDPYCANILKGIEDGLDESPYLVVLADTQNDRKRFERDIEMLLARRVEGLIAVANSLSLEIDVLAVLRKRVLPTVIIGRNFRQDSMSTVVVNNEAGGRLALQHLHELGHREIAFITGPKIIVDSGDRWNGVLTYAQEVGLAIDPGLVMEVKEPTSSYESGFELAQELLRRRKKFTAVLAFDDVTAFGVIRALNNASRRVPEDCSVIGFDDVSMAGCYNPPLTTIRQPMSDLGSVGVKLLVDAVKASLGKTPFTPESIKVEPELVVRESTRHP; from the coding sequence ATGGCAATGGTAACCATCAAAGACGTGGCACGGGAAAGTGGGTTCGCTCCAACGACGGTTTCCATCGTCTTGAATGACGCACCGCTTGCGCAATACATTCCTGCGCGAACGAAGAACCTGATCAAGAGCGCTGCAGAGAAGCTCAATTACCATCCCAATCCGTATGCGCGCTCTCTCCGAAGCAATCGCAGTCATACGATCGGGGTGATGGTCTTCGATATCTCGGACCCGTACTGCGCGAACATCCTCAAGGGGATCGAGGATGGCCTCGACGAATCCCCCTATCTCGTCGTTCTTGCCGACACGCAGAACGACAGAAAGCGGTTCGAGCGCGACATCGAGATGCTGCTCGCGCGACGGGTTGAAGGTCTCATTGCGGTCGCCAACTCGCTGTCGCTCGAGATCGACGTGTTGGCGGTCTTGAGGAAACGGGTGCTTCCGACGGTCATCATTGGCCGCAACTTTCGACAGGATTCGATGAGCACCGTCGTCGTCAACAACGAGGCCGGAGGGCGCCTCGCCTTGCAACACCTCCATGAGCTGGGACACCGGGAGATCGCGTTCATCACCGGCCCGAAGATCATCGTCGACAGCGGCGATCGATGGAACGGTGTGCTCACTTATGCGCAGGAGGTCGGTCTGGCCATCGACCCTGGCCTGGTCATGGAAGTGAAGGAGCCCACGTCCAGTTACGAGAGCGGTTTCGAGCTCGCGCAAGAGCTCCTGCGCCGCCGCAAGAAGTTCACGGCAGTGCTCGCGTTCGACGATGTCACGGCCTTTGGCGTGATTCGGGCTCTCAACAACGCGTCCAGGAGAGTGCCCGAGGACTGTTCTGTCATTGGCTTCGACGACGTGTCGATGGCTGGCTGCTATAATCCTCCGCTTACCACCATCCGCCAGCCGATGTCCGACTTGGGCTCGGTCGGGGTCAAGCTCCTGGTGGACGCCGTCAAGGCATCACTGGGCAAGACACCGTTCACGCCCGAGTCCATCAAGGTGGAGCCCGAGCTTGTCGTCCGGGAATCTACCCGCCATCCATAG
- a CDS encoding glucosamine-6-phosphate isomerase, with protein MRPPSKIARGWWDYTTLDEAVLKEAAHLTPERLAGLAREGFQIRFYDTLEDFYLAEALEYISAWSRSTADNPVGICGPIGPTEQLPLVARLVNELGLSLRDAHFWAMDEWAIDGKVVPSSHPLSFARTNLELCFNRIDKRLAMPAENIHFPTCQSADYRRSFDHIHCAVMQGGQGEVKHWAFNDPLPRTGRYQDEPPSPEEYLALSTRVVDLHPLTLLQNARTSGNGNLWLVPQQAVTVGPVETWKAEKVSIWHAGTHDNPFGLRLTTLMIAERIVDTSVPMSLLARHPNVCFHFYRGGLGSTAVELH; from the coding sequence ATGAGACCTCCAAGCAAAATCGCGCGGGGCTGGTGGGACTACACGACGCTTGACGAGGCTGTCTTGAAGGAAGCCGCGCACCTCACTCCGGAGCGGTTGGCCGGCCTGGCACGCGAGGGATTTCAGATCCGGTTCTACGACACCCTCGAAGACTTCTATCTCGCGGAAGCGCTCGAGTACATCTCGGCCTGGTCGCGCTCGACGGCCGACAATCCCGTGGGCATCTGTGGTCCGATCGGACCGACCGAGCAGCTCCCGCTCGTCGCACGCCTGGTCAACGAGCTGGGGCTCAGCCTGCGAGACGCGCACTTCTGGGCCATGGACGAATGGGCGATCGACGGGAAGGTCGTGCCATCGTCGCACCCGCTTTCCTTCGCGCGGACCAATTTGGAGCTCTGCTTCAATCGGATCGACAAGCGGCTCGCCATGCCAGCGGAGAACATCCATTTCCCCACCTGTCAGTCTGCCGACTACCGTCGGAGCTTCGACCACATCCACTGCGCCGTGATGCAGGGCGGGCAGGGGGAAGTGAAGCACTGGGCCTTCAACGATCCGTTGCCCCGCACCGGCCGATATCAGGACGAGCCGCCGTCGCCCGAGGAGTATCTCGCGCTCTCGACCCGCGTCGTCGACCTCCATCCCCTCACGCTCCTTCAGAACGCACGGACGTCGGGCAACGGCAATTTGTGGCTGGTTCCGCAACAGGCGGTGACCGTCGGCCCGGTGGAAACATGGAAAGCGGAGAAGGTGTCCATCTGGCATGCCGGCACTCATGACAATCCCTTCGGGCTCCGCCTGACGACGTTGATGATCGCAGAGAGGATCGTGGACACCTCCGTTCCCATGTCCCTGCTGGCGCGCCACCCCAACGTGTGCTTCCACTTCTACCGCGGCGGCCTTGGCAGCACTGCTGTCGAGCTGCATTAG
- a CDS encoding PIG-L family deacetylase: MSETPPRVLVVMAHPDDAEILVGATLLHLAAEGWKTGIVTMTAGDCGSNETRTKEEISRIRYAEAKAAADSIGAWYACAGAIDIEVFADRDRVRSIVELLRTFVPDVVITHSPADYMLDHEETARVVRAAVFAAAMPLYQTRGVPPAPAVPATPALYYADPVEGTDSLGERILPHFYVDVSDRMDAKRRLLSHHASQREWLRDHHGVDEYLVRMTEWAARYGQECGVAHAEGFRQHLGHGYPHGPRLQDALKPHVRTRQRPAVKQGDANHGAERGG, from the coding sequence ATGTCCGAGACGCCCCCTCGCGTGCTCGTTGTCATGGCACATCCCGACGATGCCGAGATTCTGGTCGGCGCAACATTGCTGCACCTGGCCGCCGAGGGCTGGAAGACTGGTATCGTCACCATGACCGCCGGTGACTGCGGCTCCAACGAGACGCGAACCAAGGAAGAGATTTCCCGCATCCGGTATGCCGAAGCAAAGGCGGCAGCTGATTCCATCGGTGCGTGGTACGCGTGCGCCGGCGCGATCGACATCGAAGTGTTCGCCGACAGAGACCGCGTCCGCAGCATCGTGGAGCTGCTCCGGACGTTCGTGCCGGACGTCGTGATCACGCATTCACCGGCGGACTACATGCTGGATCACGAAGAAACCGCCCGCGTCGTCCGCGCCGCCGTGTTCGCGGCTGCGATGCCCCTGTACCAGACGAGAGGCGTGCCGCCAGCACCGGCGGTCCCTGCGACGCCCGCTCTTTATTACGCCGATCCCGTGGAGGGCACGGATTCGCTGGGCGAGCGCATCCTCCCCCACTTCTACGTCGACGTCAGTGATCGGATGGACGCTAAGCGTCGGCTGTTGAGCCACCATGCGTCGCAGCGAGAGTGGCTGCGCGATCATCACGGCGTGGACGAGTATCTGGTGCGCATGACCGAGTGGGCGGCCCGTTACGGTCAGGAGTGCGGCGTCGCGCATGCCGAGGGCTTCCGCCAGCACCTTGGCCATGGCTATCCCCATGGGCCGCGGCTGCAGGACGCGCTCAAGCCTCATGTACGCACCCGGCAACGTCCAGCAGTTAAACAGGGTGACGCAAATCATGGCGCAGAACGAGGGGGCTGA
- a CDS encoding aldolase, which yields MQPLPRLHRLFGADRKCFDVAIDHGFFNERSFLGGIENISRAIDTVVEASPDAIQLSPGQAMHLQSRPGPVKPALVMRTDAANVYGSKLPRTLFSYLIEDAVERAVRLDAACVVVNLLLLPDQPELHRQSVENVSRLKPRCEALGMPLMVEPLVMQPNEVKGGYMVDGTLDKILPLVRQAVELGADVIKADPCDDVSRYHEVIEIAGGVPVLVRGGGKAPEEELLERTFAVMQQGASGIVYGRNIIQHAQPTRMTKALMAIVHDAATPAQAVKLLRDAR from the coding sequence ATGCAACCGTTACCGCGACTTCATCGTTTGTTCGGCGCCGACCGTAAGTGCTTCGACGTCGCTATCGATCACGGCTTCTTCAACGAGCGCTCGTTCCTCGGCGGCATCGAGAACATCTCACGGGCAATCGACACCGTCGTCGAGGCATCGCCCGACGCGATTCAGTTGAGCCCCGGCCAGGCGATGCACCTGCAGTCCCGGCCCGGCCCCGTGAAGCCGGCGCTGGTGATGCGCACCGACGCGGCCAACGTCTACGGGTCGAAGCTCCCGCGCACGCTGTTCAGCTATCTCATCGAGGATGCGGTCGAGCGGGCGGTTCGCCTCGACGCTGCCTGCGTCGTGGTCAATCTGCTCCTCCTTCCCGACCAGCCGGAGCTCCACCGCCAGTCGGTGGAGAACGTCAGCCGTTTGAAGCCGCGGTGCGAAGCGCTGGGAATGCCGCTCATGGTGGAGCCGCTCGTGATGCAGCCCAACGAGGTCAAGGGTGGATACATGGTCGACGGCACCCTCGACAAGATCCTCCCCCTCGTGCGTCAGGCCGTGGAGCTCGGCGCCGACGTGATCAAGGCAGACCCTTGCGACGACGTCTCCAGGTATCACGAAGTCATCGAGATTGCCGGCGGCGTGCCGGTGCTGGTGAGGGGCGGCGGCAAGGCGCCGGAAGAAGAGCTCCTCGAGCGGACCTTCGCCGTGATGCAACAGGGCGCGTCTGGCATTGTCTACGGCCGCAACATCATCCAGCACGCACAACCCACGCGCATGACCAAGGCGTTGATGGCCATCGTCCACGATGCGGCCACACCAGCCCAGGCCGTGAAGCTCCTCAGGGATGCTCGATGA
- a CDS encoding gfo/Idh/MocA family oxidoreductase: MSTREIRFGIIGGGMMGREFASASARWCHLLDLDFAPKPVAVCDTSAAALDWFSRSIPGITVTSNHEDLLGRSDIDAIYCAVPHHLHAELYQAVIRAGKHLLGEKPFGIHREANRSILEAIEARPGVVVRCSSEFPFFPGAQRMLHFIREGRFGRIIEVEAGFHHSSDLDPHKKINWKRRVAYNGEYGCMGDLGMHVLHIPLRFGWLPDRIFACLSNIVTSRPDEQGEQAPCETWDNATLAGEVPMDGYRFPVILSTKRIAPGEMNTWFLRIFGTRFSAEFSTKLPKQIRTLPYASGQPQAWHVADVGYESCYPAVTGGIFEFGFPDAILQMWAAFCDELVNGRERMKQPFYCVTPEETALSHRVLTSALESQRKGTAVDV, from the coding sequence ATGAGCACGCGAGAGATTCGATTCGGCATCATCGGCGGCGGGATGATGGGGCGCGAGTTCGCCAGCGCCTCCGCACGGTGGTGCCACTTGCTCGACTTGGACTTCGCGCCGAAGCCCGTCGCGGTGTGCGACACGAGCGCCGCCGCCCTCGACTGGTTCTCGCGAAGCATTCCAGGCATCACTGTGACGAGCAACCACGAGGACCTCCTGGGGCGAAGCGACATCGACGCGATCTACTGCGCCGTTCCCCACCACCTCCACGCCGAGCTCTATCAGGCGGTCATCCGCGCGGGGAAGCACCTCCTGGGCGAGAAGCCCTTCGGCATCCATCGCGAAGCGAACCGATCAATTCTGGAGGCCATCGAGGCGCGCCCCGGCGTCGTCGTGCGCTGCTCGTCCGAGTTTCCCTTCTTTCCCGGCGCCCAGCGGATGCTGCACTTCATCCGCGAGGGCCGCTTCGGCCGGATCATCGAGGTCGAGGCAGGGTTCCATCACAGCAGCGACCTGGATCCCCACAAGAAGATCAATTGGAAGCGGCGCGTGGCGTACAACGGCGAGTACGGCTGCATGGGCGACCTGGGGATGCACGTGCTGCACATCCCGCTGCGCTTCGGATGGCTCCCCGATAGGATCTTCGCCTGCCTCTCGAACATCGTGACCTCGCGGCCGGACGAGCAGGGTGAGCAAGCCCCGTGCGAGACGTGGGACAACGCCACCCTCGCCGGCGAAGTGCCGATGGACGGCTATCGCTTCCCCGTGATCTTGTCGACAAAGCGCATCGCGCCCGGCGAGATGAACACCTGGTTCCTCCGAATCTTCGGGACCCGCTTCTCCGCGGAGTTCAGCACGAAGCTCCCGAAGCAGATCCGGACGCTCCCCTACGCGTCCGGACAGCCGCAGGCGTGGCACGTCGCCGACGTCGGGTACGAGAGCTGCTATCCCGCGGTGACGGGAGGCATCTTCGAGTTCGGATTTCCCGATGCGATCCTGCAGATGTGGGCCGCGTTCTGCGACGAGCTGGTGAACGGCCGGGAGCGGATGAAGCAGCCCTTCTACTGTGTCACACCGGAGGAGACGGCCCTCAGCCATCGCGTGCTGACGTCGGCGCTCGAGTCTCAGCGAAAGGGAACGGCCGTTGACGTCTGA
- a CDS encoding carbohydrate kinase family protein → MTSERDGSFGREAEAVIGGHICLDIIPEIKGSDVAFAEGFLQEIGKAVVSTGGAVSNTGLAMRRLGIATLLMGKVGNDLFGQAVRQIVGRHDPLLAQGMIESPGAVTSYSVILSPVGRDRMVLHCPGCNDTFSAEDIAYVRLGGVKLFHLGYPPLMRRLIERDGAELVELFRRAKATGVTTSLDMSMPDEASFAGGVDWRTILSRALPYVDIFIPSFEETIYTLYPDKFRAFCGHAGGFIAAAAPDLVRSIGRDLLNLGPKIAGLKLGRLGLYVATAPASRWAEPGRALSARPEEWHARELWSPGFRVDVVGTTGAGDATFAGFLAALLRGRPPEACVAFACASGACNTEAADALGGVLSWDQTWDRIAAGWDRLVLPFPMSGWRWQDGEGVWTTAHTQV, encoded by the coding sequence TTGACGTCTGAGAGAGACGGTTCGTTCGGGCGCGAGGCGGAGGCCGTCATCGGCGGGCACATCTGTCTCGACATCATCCCGGAGATCAAGGGCTCCGACGTTGCCTTCGCCGAGGGCTTCCTCCAGGAGATCGGCAAGGCAGTTGTCTCGACCGGGGGTGCGGTCTCCAACACCGGCCTGGCGATGCGTCGTCTTGGGATCGCGACCCTGTTGATGGGCAAGGTCGGCAACGATCTCTTCGGGCAGGCCGTCCGGCAGATCGTCGGGCGCCACGATCCGTTGCTCGCTCAGGGCATGATCGAGAGCCCAGGCGCCGTGACGTCCTACAGCGTCATCCTCAGTCCGGTGGGACGCGACCGGATGGTGCTACATTGTCCCGGTTGCAACGACACGTTCTCTGCCGAAGACATCGCATACGTGCGGCTCGGCGGCGTCAAGCTGTTCCACCTGGGATACCCACCGTTGATGCGCCGGTTGATCGAGCGGGACGGGGCGGAGCTCGTGGAGCTGTTTCGGCGCGCCAAGGCGACCGGTGTCACGACGTCGCTGGACATGAGCATGCCGGACGAAGCCTCGTTTGCCGGCGGCGTCGACTGGCGCACCATCCTCTCGCGCGCTCTGCCGTATGTGGACATCTTCATTCCGAGCTTCGAAGAGACGATCTACACGCTGTACCCGGACAAGTTCCGCGCGTTCTGCGGACATGCCGGCGGCTTCATCGCCGCCGCCGCGCCGGACCTGGTCCGCTCGATCGGCCGCGACCTCCTGAATCTGGGGCCAAAGATCGCCGGCCTGAAGTTGGGCCGCCTCGGACTCTACGTCGCCACAGCGCCGGCCTCTCGCTGGGCCGAACCGGGCCGGGCGCTGTCGGCTCGACCGGAAGAATGGCACGCCCGCGAGTTGTGGTCGCCCGGCTTTCGCGTGGACGTCGTGGGGACCACGGGCGCCGGAGATGCCACGTTTGCCGGCTTCTTGGCAGCGCTGCTCCGCGGTCGCCCTCCCGAAGCCTGCGTCGCCTTCGCGTGCGCGTCCGGCGCCTGCAACACGGAAGCGGCCGACGCGCTCGGCGGCGTCCTGAGCTGGGATCAAACCTGGGACCGGATAGCAGCCGGCTGGGATCGCCTCGTCTTGCCATTCCCCATGAGCGGGTGGCGGTGGCAGGACGGCGAGGGGGTCTGGACGACCGCCCACACCCAGGTATGA
- a CDS encoding gfo/Idh/MocA family oxidoreductase — protein sequence MSERKIGIVGLGWVAGAHIAALSSVKGARVTAVCTRRDLSTQDVERQVGMPLKVYQDLDSMLKDPEIDIVDICTPHPLHPEQAIAAAKAGKHLIIEKPIAIDFENAKAVAAAVKAAGVHACVCFELRFSQHANAVRSTLDQGLLGELHYAEVDYYHGIGPWYGQFSWNVKRDFGGSSLLTAGCHALDLLLHFMGGEVEEVTSYSGRSTSPIFAPYEYDTTSVTLLRFSDGRMGKVSSVVDCLQPYYFHIHLVGSEGSLLDNRFYSQRLKGLLKDRWSTLGTPLVDSGDVADHPYQPQFQAFIDSLANGEPMPWTNFDAAFASHRVVFAADLSARDRRPVKLAELA from the coding sequence ATGAGCGAGCGAAAAATCGGCATCGTAGGGCTGGGCTGGGTCGCCGGCGCGCACATCGCTGCGCTGAGCTCCGTCAAGGGCGCGCGTGTCACCGCGGTCTGCACGCGTCGCGACTTGAGCACGCAGGACGTCGAACGACAGGTCGGTATGCCGCTGAAGGTGTATCAGGACCTCGATTCGATGCTGAAAGACCCCGAGATCGACATCGTCGACATCTGCACGCCGCACCCGCTCCATCCCGAGCAGGCGATCGCCGCGGCGAAGGCGGGCAAGCACCTCATCATCGAAAAGCCCATCGCGATCGACTTCGAGAACGCGAAGGCGGTCGCCGCGGCGGTCAAAGCCGCTGGGGTGCACGCTTGCGTCTGCTTCGAACTCCGTTTCAGCCAGCACGCGAACGCAGTGCGATCGACGCTGGATCAGGGCCTGCTCGGTGAGCTCCACTACGCCGAAGTCGACTACTACCATGGCATCGGGCCCTGGTACGGCCAGTTCTCTTGGAACGTCAAGCGTGACTTCGGCGGGAGCAGCTTGCTAACGGCCGGCTGCCATGCCCTCGACCTGTTGCTCCACTTCATGGGCGGCGAGGTGGAGGAGGTGACGAGCTACAGCGGCCGATCGACGAGCCCTATCTTCGCGCCGTACGAGTACGACACCACGTCGGTGACACTCCTGAGGTTCTCGGACGGGCGTATGGGAAAGGTCTCGTCAGTGGTCGATTGTCTACAGCCCTATTACTTTCACATCCATCTCGTGGGCAGCGAAGGCAGCCTCCTGGACAATCGGTTCTATTCGCAGCGGCTCAAGGGGCTCCTGAAAGACCGCTGGAGCACGCTTGGGACGCCGCTCGTCGATTCGGGCGACGTGGCAGACCACCCGTATCAGCCGCAGTTCCAAGCCTTCATCGACAGCCTGGCCAACGGCGAGCCGATGCCCTGGACCAACTTCGACGCCGCCTTCGCATCGCATCGCGTCGTGTTCGCGGCAGACCTCTCCGCCCGCGATCGCCGTCCGGTGAAGCTCGCAGAGTTGGCCTGA
- a CDS encoding DUF1080 domain-containing protein: MRTWLVAIAMTVGCLETGAIIASGSEQAVRPSEVIRLFNGKDLTSFYTWLVDHEHEDPDRVFSVVDRIDGAPAIRISGEHYGGIITEKAYRDYHLVVEYRWGVATWGDRKDRTKDSGVLLHCQGPDGNSREDFNGPWMQSVEFQIIEGGTGDVILVRGYTQDGKQLTPRLTATVSEDRKWDPDGTPREFEGGRIDWYGRDPEWKDVLGFRGREDVEHPDGQWNRLDAFVEGDSLVYMVNGVIVNKGSHSTLTGGKILVQSEGAEIYVRRIELGPLPEPTSAAAR; the protein is encoded by the coding sequence GTGCGGACCTGGCTTGTTGCGATTGCCATGACGGTCGGATGCCTGGAAACCGGCGCCATCATCGCCTCCGGTTCCGAGCAGGCCGTCAGACCGAGCGAGGTCATCCGGCTCTTCAACGGCAAGGACCTCACGAGCTTCTATACGTGGTTGGTGGACCATGAGCATGAGGATCCCGATCGGGTCTTCAGCGTGGTCGATCGAATCGATGGCGCGCCAGCCATCCGCATCAGCGGTGAGCACTACGGCGGCATCATCACTGAGAAGGCATATCGAGACTATCACTTGGTCGTCGAGTACCGGTGGGGCGTGGCGACCTGGGGCGATCGCAAGGACCGCACCAAGGACAGCGGCGTCCTGCTCCATTGCCAGGGACCCGACGGAAACAGCCGTGAGGACTTCAACGGCCCGTGGATGCAATCCGTCGAGTTTCAAATCATCGAGGGAGGCACCGGCGACGTCATCCTGGTGCGCGGTTATACGCAGGACGGGAAGCAGCTGACTCCCCGCCTTACAGCCACCGTCAGCGAAGACCGGAAGTGGGATCCGGACGGCACGCCGCGTGAGTTCGAAGGCGGGAGGATCGACTGGTACGGCCGCGACCCGGAGTGGAAGGACGTGCTCGGCTTCCGCGGCCGCGAGGACGTGGAGCATCCCGACGGACAATGGAACCGCCTGGATGCCTTTGTCGAAGGCGACAGCCTCGTCTACATGGTCAATGGGGTCATCGTCAACAAGGGCAGCCATTCGACCCTTACCGGAGGAAAGATCCTGGTGCAATCGGAAGGCGCCGAGATCTACGTCCGGAGGATCGAGCTCGGTCCGCTCCCCGAGCCGACTTCCGCTGCCGCACGCTGA